Proteins from one Catenuloplanes atrovinosus genomic window:
- a CDS encoding family 16 glycosylhydrolase, with protein MHRMPGAHRPRRARWLYSSKIGRSLLALSVVATGLGSALYLTNSEPEASAASTLVWSDEFNGAAGTLPDGGKWTMETGGHGWGNNELQYYTNRASNASLDGAGNMVITARRENPGGFQCHYGSCQYTSARLMTNGKFTQTYGRFEARLKLPKGQGIWPAFWMLGADIGSVGWPNSGEIDIMENVGKEPNTVYGTIHGPGYSGGGGLTGSKVHNAPLGDAFHTYTVDWSPNLIVWYLDGVEYTRKTPANLNGNRWVFDKPFFMIMNLAVGGNWPGNPDGSTQFPQSLVADYVRVYSYDGGTQPPPATGGVSLKGVQSGRCIDVPNGASQDGLPLQIWDCNNTAAQKWTFNGNGSLTAVGKCMDVAGGNPANGTNIQLANCNGSGWQQFTLSGAGDLVNIAANKCVDVRDSATGGGAKLQLWDCAGTPNQKWNRA; from the coding sequence ATGCACCGGATGCCCGGGGCCCACCGCCCCCGACGCGCCCGTTGGCTCTACTCCAGCAAGATCGGCCGATCGCTCCTCGCGCTGTCCGTCGTCGCGACCGGACTCGGCAGTGCGTTGTACCTGACCAACAGCGAGCCCGAGGCGTCCGCGGCCAGCACGCTGGTCTGGTCGGACGAGTTCAACGGTGCCGCCGGCACACTGCCGGACGGCGGCAAGTGGACCATGGAGACCGGCGGACACGGCTGGGGCAACAACGAGCTCCAGTACTACACGAACCGTGCCAGCAACGCGTCGCTGGACGGCGCCGGCAACATGGTGATCACGGCCCGCCGGGAGAACCCGGGCGGCTTCCAGTGCCACTACGGCTCGTGTCAGTACACGTCCGCGCGCCTGATGACGAACGGCAAGTTCACCCAGACGTATGGCCGGTTCGAGGCCCGCCTGAAGCTGCCGAAGGGCCAGGGCATCTGGCCGGCGTTCTGGATGCTCGGCGCGGACATCGGCTCGGTCGGCTGGCCGAACAGCGGCGAGATCGACATCATGGAGAACGTCGGCAAGGAGCCGAACACGGTCTACGGCACCATCCACGGCCCGGGCTACTCCGGCGGTGGCGGCCTGACCGGCTCGAAGGTGCACAACGCCCCGCTCGGCGACGCCTTCCACACGTACACGGTGGACTGGTCGCCGAACCTGATCGTCTGGTACCTGGACGGCGTCGAGTACACCCGCAAGACGCCGGCCAACCTGAACGGCAACCGCTGGGTCTTCGACAAGCCGTTCTTCATGATCATGAACCTCGCGGTCGGCGGCAACTGGCCGGGCAACCCGGACGGCAGCACCCAGTTCCCGCAGAGCCTGGTCGCGGACTACGTGCGGGTCTACTCCTACGACGGCGGCACGCAGCCGCCGCCGGCCACCGGTGGTGTCTCGCTCAAGGGCGTGCAGTCCGGCCGCTGCATCGACGTGCCGAACGGCGCGTCGCAGGACGGCCTGCCGCTGCAGATCTGGGACTGCAACAACACCGCGGCACAGAAGTGGACGTTCAACGGCAACGGCTCGCTGACCGCGGTCGGCAAGTGCATGGACGTGGCCGGCGGCAACCCCGCCAACGGCACGAACATCCAGCTGGCCAACTGCAACGGCTCGGGCTGGCAGCAGTTCACCCTGAGCGGCGCCGGTGACCTGGTCAACATCGCGGCGAACAAGTGCGTCGACGTCCGCGACAGCGCGACCGGCGGCGGCGCGAAGCTGCAGCTCTGGGACTGCGCGGGCACGCCGAACCAGAAGTGGAACAGAGCTTAG
- a CDS encoding ribose-phosphate diphosphokinase translates to MRDIAVFSGSAHPELAEEICSHLGVPLLPTRVSRFANDCLEVQLQANCRERDVFLIQPLVPPVQENLVELLLMLDAARGASAARTTVVLPHYAYARSDKKDAPRISIGGRLVADLLVTAGADRVLAMTLHSPQVHGFFSIPVDHLHALRELASHFKQYDLTDTVVVSPDLGNAKEAAAFARMLGTPVAAGAKQRFTDDKVQISAVIGDVIDRDVIVLDDEIAKGSTVIELMDHLRDLKVRSIRLACTHGLFSSDALQRLSDQPGVLEIVCTNTVPIPEGKRVPKLRMLSVAPALAEAMRRIHNGESVSALFL, encoded by the coding sequence GTGCGTGACATCGCAGTGTTCAGCGGAAGTGCCCACCCGGAACTCGCCGAGGAGATCTGCAGCCACCTCGGCGTACCGCTTCTCCCCACCCGCGTCTCCCGATTCGCCAACGACTGCCTGGAGGTCCAGCTACAGGCCAACTGCCGGGAACGCGACGTCTTCCTGATCCAGCCGCTGGTCCCGCCGGTCCAGGAAAACCTGGTCGAGCTGCTGCTCATGCTGGACGCGGCCCGCGGCGCCTCCGCCGCCCGCACCACGGTGGTGCTGCCGCACTACGCCTACGCCCGCTCCGACAAGAAGGACGCGCCGCGCATCTCCATCGGCGGCCGGCTCGTCGCCGACCTGCTGGTCACCGCGGGCGCCGACCGCGTGCTCGCCATGACGCTGCACTCGCCGCAGGTGCACGGCTTCTTCAGCATCCCCGTCGACCACCTGCACGCGCTGCGCGAACTGGCCAGCCACTTCAAACAGTACGACCTGACCGACACCGTCGTGGTCTCGCCCGACCTGGGCAACGCCAAGGAGGCGGCCGCGTTCGCCCGCATGCTCGGCACCCCGGTCGCGGCCGGCGCCAAACAGCGCTTCACCGACGACAAGGTCCAGATCTCCGCCGTCATCGGCGACGTGATCGACCGCGACGTGATCGTCCTGGACGACGAGATCGCGAAGGGCAGCACGGTGATCGAGCTGATGGACCACCTGCGCGACCTCAAGGTCCGGTCGATCCGGCTGGCGTGCACGCACGGACTGTTCTCCAGCGACGCGTTGCAGCGGCTCAGTGACCAGCCCGGTGTGCTGGAGATCGTGTGCACGAACACGGTGCCGATCCCGGAGGGCAAGCGGGTGCCGAAGCTGCGCATGCTCTCGGTGGCGCCGGCTCTCGCGGAGGCCATGCGCCGCATCCACAACGGCGAATCGGTGAGCGCCCTCTTCCTGTAG
- a CDS encoding MFS transporter has translation MIDSVFDRRHLLTTIGAVSLVFLAAFESLAVTTVMPVITADLGGRDLYTLGFAATLAAAAVGMVTGGTLADRRGPAGPLLAAIGVFAAGLALAGLAGTMTVFVAGRLLQGLGYGAYAVALNVLVARVYPPALHPRVFGLFAAAWVVPSLIGPFAAGLVTDALSWHWVFLGVLALVALVTTLILPALRRLPPVTPTPLSRHDLFRTAAATVVATAVLALSLASTWLLVAPALIAAALALRPLFPRGTLRATRGLPSTILICGTAGAAFFGTEAYLPLLLQDRYGYPAWLSGAFLTAAALSWALASDLQGRRFAARTPHHVVIRLGGGLLAVGVLLVLATAAFSLHPLVAGLGWLLAGGGMGTMYPRVSTAVLAFSTSETQGFNLGAKAISDAAAASIALSVTGLVFHGLGPWGFTGALALTATAALATLLLAPRTATTQPAISGEAGTSGEAGTSGEAGTSGGTGTSGGTGTSGGTGTSSATGTSGRTGTSNATGTSSATGTSGGTGTSSATGTSGRTGTSNATGTSSGTGTSSATGTSGRTGTSNATGTSSGTGTSSATGTSDEAGTSSGTGTSGRTGTFSGTGTSGGTGTSSGTGMSSTTGTSGGTDISTESGTSDATDTSGGADISSQAGKVSLAGKSDSGDVRFAPKQRIDVA, from the coding sequence ATGATCGACAGCGTGTTCGACCGCCGCCATCTGCTGACCACGATCGGCGCGGTCAGCCTGGTCTTCCTCGCCGCGTTCGAGTCGCTGGCCGTCACCACGGTCATGCCGGTCATCACGGCCGACCTCGGCGGCCGAGACCTCTACACGCTCGGATTCGCCGCCACGCTCGCCGCCGCCGCGGTCGGCATGGTCACCGGCGGCACGCTCGCCGACCGTCGCGGCCCCGCCGGCCCGCTGCTGGCCGCCATCGGCGTCTTCGCCGCCGGACTCGCGCTCGCCGGCCTGGCCGGCACCATGACCGTCTTCGTCGCCGGCCGCCTGCTGCAGGGCCTCGGCTACGGCGCCTACGCCGTCGCGCTCAACGTGCTGGTCGCCCGCGTCTACCCGCCCGCGCTCCACCCCCGCGTCTTCGGCCTGTTCGCCGCGGCCTGGGTCGTCCCGTCGCTGATCGGCCCGTTCGCCGCCGGCCTGGTCACCGACGCACTCTCCTGGCACTGGGTCTTCCTCGGCGTACTCGCCCTGGTCGCGCTGGTCACCACGCTCATCCTGCCCGCGCTGCGCCGCCTCCCCCCGGTCACGCCGACCCCGCTGTCCCGCCACGACCTGTTCCGGACCGCCGCCGCCACCGTGGTCGCGACCGCCGTCCTCGCGCTCAGCCTCGCCTCCACCTGGCTGCTGGTCGCACCGGCCCTGATCGCCGCCGCCCTCGCGCTGCGCCCGCTCTTCCCCCGCGGCACGCTGCGCGCCACCCGCGGCCTGCCCTCCACCATCCTGATCTGCGGTACGGCCGGCGCCGCCTTCTTCGGCACCGAGGCCTACCTCCCCCTGCTCCTCCAGGACCGGTACGGCTACCCCGCCTGGCTGTCCGGCGCGTTCCTCACCGCGGCCGCGCTCTCCTGGGCCCTCGCCTCCGACCTCCAGGGCCGCCGCTTCGCGGCCCGCACCCCGCACCACGTCGTGATCCGGCTCGGTGGCGGGCTGCTCGCGGTGGGAGTCCTGCTGGTCCTCGCCACCGCCGCCTTCAGCCTGCATCCGCTGGTGGCCGGCCTCGGGTGGCTGCTCGCGGGCGGCGGGATGGGCACGATGTACCCACGGGTCAGCACCGCGGTGCTCGCCTTCTCGACCTCCGAGACCCAGGGCTTCAACCTCGGCGCCAAGGCCATCTCCGACGCTGCCGCCGCCAGCATCGCACTCTCCGTGACAGGGCTGGTCTTCCACGGGCTCGGCCCGTGGGGCTTCACCGGCGCCTTGGCACTCACCGCCACCGCCGCCTTGGCCACACTTCTGCTGGCCCCCCGCACAGCCACAACCCAGCCGGCTATATCCGGCGAGGCCGGCACGTCCGGCGAGGCCGGCACGTCTGGCGAGGCCGGCACGTCCGGCGGGACCGGCACGTCCGGCGGGACCGGCACGTCCGGCGGGACCGGCACGTCCAGCGCGACCGGCACCTCCGGCAGGACCGGCACCTCCAACGCGACCGGCACCTCCAGCGCGACCGGCACGTCCGGCGGGACCGGCACCTCCAGCGCGACCGGCACCTCCGGCAGGACCGGCACCTCCAACGCGACCGGCACGTCCAGCGGGACCGGCACGTCCAGCGCGACCGGCACCTCCGGCAGGACCGGCACCTCCAACGCGACCGGCACGTCCAGCGGGACCGGCACGTCCAGCGCGACCGGCACCTCCGACGAGGCCGGCACGTCCAGCGGCACCGGCACCTCCGGCAGGACCGGCACGTTCAGCGGGACCGGCACCTCCGGCGGCACCGGCACGTCCAGCGGGACCGGCATGTCCAGCACGACCGGCACATCCGGCGGGACCGATATCTCCACCGAGTCCGGCACGTCCGACGCGACCGACACATCCGGCGGAGCCGATATATCCAGCCAGGCTGGCAAGGTCAGCCTGGCTGGCAAGTCCGACTCCGGCGACGTTCGGTTCGCCCCAAAGCAGCGCATCGACGTGGCCTGA
- a CDS encoding ATP-binding protein yields the protein MADHPTPPLAGSSVLLETRFDAATVTALRHRVAACAADAGLRGERLDDFVLAVYELLTNAVRHGGGHGGLRLWRDGTSLACEVADRGTGFDVAARAERLPVPAAPGGWGLFLAGRLTDRIDVASGPDGTTVRVSSGLT from the coding sequence ATGGCCGACCACCCCACTCCCCCGCTCGCGGGCTCCTCCGTGCTGCTCGAGACGCGGTTCGACGCGGCCACCGTGACCGCGCTGCGGCACCGGGTCGCGGCCTGCGCCGCGGACGCGGGCCTGCGCGGCGAGCGGCTCGACGACTTCGTGCTCGCGGTGTACGAGCTGCTCACCAACGCGGTCCGGCACGGCGGCGGGCACGGCGGCCTCCGGCTGTGGCGGGACGGCACGTCACTGGCGTGCGAGGTGGCGGACCGCGGCACCGGCTTCGACGTGGCGGCCCGAGCCGAGCGGCTGCCGGTCCCGGCCGCGCCCGGCGGCTGGGGGTTGTTCCTGGCCGGCCGGCTGACGGACCGCATCGACGTGGCCAGCGGCCCGGACGGGACCACGGTGCGGGTCTCCTCCGGGTTGACCTGA
- the macS gene encoding MacS family sensor histidine kinase, with product MWRAIGAYRIASLVYVMVLIVRNVDRYENPLAAGPVLALMVGWTAFATAAFSRPQWRGWPMLIADLAVSLVVVIVSPYVVGQATLNDGVPTLAVAWLGAPVLAWAVSGGRRRGLAAALVLGGADVLVRDRLHPSTLNGVALMVLAGFVVGLVARLAVDAEERMQRAIELEAATRERERLARDIHDSVLQVLALVQRRGAHLDGEAGELARLAGQQEAKLRMLIADGPAGPPAGEEGEADLRTVLGRFASDTVSIASPATPVPLPVRAAEAVGAAVGATLDNVARHAGPAARAWVLLEDDDTAITISVRDDGPGFPAGRLEEAASQGRLGVAQSIRGRVADLGGTVEIYSQPGEGTEVELRVPRRGRSGRTGGRS from the coding sequence ATGTGGCGCGCGATCGGCGCGTACCGGATCGCCTCGCTCGTGTACGTCATGGTCCTGATCGTGCGCAACGTGGACCGGTACGAGAATCCGCTCGCCGCCGGCCCGGTGCTGGCGCTGATGGTCGGCTGGACCGCGTTCGCGACCGCCGCGTTCTCCCGGCCGCAGTGGCGGGGCTGGCCGATGCTGATCGCGGACCTCGCGGTCTCGCTGGTCGTGGTGATCGTCAGCCCGTACGTGGTCGGCCAGGCCACCCTGAACGACGGCGTGCCCACGCTGGCCGTCGCCTGGCTCGGCGCGCCGGTGCTGGCCTGGGCGGTCTCCGGCGGCCGGCGGCGCGGGCTGGCCGCCGCGCTGGTGCTCGGCGGCGCCGACGTGCTGGTCCGCGACCGGCTGCACCCGTCCACGCTGAACGGGGTGGCGCTGATGGTGCTGGCCGGGTTCGTGGTCGGGCTGGTGGCGCGGCTCGCGGTGGACGCGGAGGAGCGCATGCAGCGCGCGATCGAGCTGGAGGCCGCGACGCGCGAGCGGGAGCGGCTGGCCCGCGACATCCACGACTCCGTGCTGCAGGTGCTGGCGCTGGTGCAGCGGCGCGGCGCGCACCTGGACGGCGAGGCCGGCGAGCTGGCCCGGCTCGCCGGGCAGCAGGAGGCGAAGCTGCGCATGCTGATCGCGGACGGCCCGGCCGGCCCGCCCGCGGGCGAGGAGGGCGAGGCGGACCTGCGGACGGTGCTCGGCCGGTTCGCGTCGGACACGGTGTCGATCGCGAGCCCGGCCACGCCGGTGCCGCTACCGGTGCGCGCGGCCGAGGCGGTCGGCGCCGCGGTCGGCGCCACGCTGGACAACGTGGCGCGGCACGCGGGACCGGCCGCGCGCGCGTGGGTGCTGCTGGAGGACGACGACACCGCGATCACGATCTCGGTCCGGGACGACGGCCCGGGCTTCCCGGCGGGCCGGCTGGAGGAGGCGGCGTCCCAGGGCCGGCTGGGCGTGGCGCAGTCGATCCGCGGCCGCGTCGCCGACCTGGGCGGCACCGTGGAGATCTATTCACAACCCGGCGAGGGTACGGAGGTGGAGCTGCGCGTGCCGCGACGTGGGCGCTCCGGCCGTACCGGCGGACGGTCGTGA
- a CDS encoding response regulator transcription factor — protein sequence MVVDDHPMWRDGVARDLTEAGHEVVAATGEGRQAVRIAAAARPDLVVLDLQLPDIDGVEVISGLLAALPGVRILMLSASGEQQSVLDAVKAGATGYLLKSAGQAEFLAAVEAAAAGEAVFTPGLAGLVLGEFRRLATEPPRTEDDGAPRLTDRETEVLRLVAKGLSYKQIAERLVLSHRTVQNHVQNTLGKLQLHNRVELTRYAIEKGLDQ from the coding sequence ATGGTGGTGGACGACCACCCGATGTGGCGGGACGGCGTGGCCCGTGACCTGACCGAGGCCGGCCACGAGGTGGTCGCGGCCACGGGGGAGGGGCGGCAGGCGGTGCGGATCGCGGCCGCGGCCCGGCCCGACCTGGTGGTGCTGGACCTGCAACTGCCGGACATCGACGGGGTCGAGGTGATCAGCGGGCTGCTGGCCGCGCTGCCCGGGGTGCGCATCCTGATGCTGTCCGCCAGCGGCGAGCAGCAGTCGGTGCTGGACGCGGTGAAGGCCGGTGCCACCGGTTACCTGCTGAAGTCCGCCGGTCAGGCCGAGTTCCTGGCCGCGGTGGAGGCGGCGGCCGCGGGCGAGGCGGTGTTCACGCCGGGGCTGGCCGGGCTGGTGCTGGGCGAGTTCCGGCGGCTGGCGACCGAGCCGCCGCGCACCGAGGACGACGGCGCGCCGCGGCTGACCGACCGGGAGACCGAGGTGCTGCGGCTGGTCGCGAAGGGGCTGTCGTACAAGCAGATCGCCGAGCGGCTGGTGCTCTCCCACCGCACGGTGCAGAACCACGTGCAGAACACGCTCGGCAAGCTTCAGCTGCACAACCGGGTCGAGCTGACCCGGTACGCCATCGAAAAGGGTCTGGATCAGTGA
- the folP gene encoding dihydropteroate synthase: MSPKRRIGAREFDFSRQVAVMAIVNRTPDSFFDRGRTFALRAAVDAVLAAAADGADWIDIGGVPFGPGPEVTEAEELDRVIPVVEAVRAASDVVISVDTYRTGVARAAIDAGADVINDTSGLQDDALASLVAESAAHLVITHSLASPPRTPHPRPVYRDVAGEIGGFLADRAARAVSLGVPPERIIIDPGHDLNKNTRHTLELCRRLHEITAIGYPTLAAVSNKDFIGETLDLPAGLRLPGTLAAVVLSIVQGARIVRVHDVPAAVSAVRLTEAVLGWREPAYTRHNA, from the coding sequence GTGTCGCCGAAGCGGCGGATCGGCGCGCGCGAGTTCGACTTCTCCCGGCAGGTCGCGGTGATGGCGATCGTGAACCGGACGCCGGACTCGTTCTTCGACCGGGGGCGCACGTTCGCGCTGCGGGCGGCCGTGGACGCGGTGCTGGCCGCGGCGGCGGACGGCGCCGACTGGATCGACATCGGCGGCGTGCCGTTCGGCCCGGGCCCGGAGGTCACCGAGGCCGAGGAACTGGACCGGGTGATCCCGGTGGTCGAGGCGGTGCGCGCGGCCAGCGACGTGGTCATCTCGGTGGACACGTACCGGACCGGTGTGGCGCGGGCCGCGATCGACGCGGGCGCGGACGTCATCAACGACACCAGCGGGCTCCAGGACGACGCGCTGGCGTCGCTGGTCGCGGAGAGCGCGGCGCACCTGGTGATCACGCACAGCCTGGCCTCGCCGCCGCGCACGCCGCACCCCAGGCCGGTCTATCGGGACGTGGCCGGGGAGATCGGCGGGTTTCTCGCCGATCGGGCCGCCCGCGCGGTGTCGCTGGGCGTGCCGCCGGAGCGGATCATCATCGACCCGGGCCACGACCTGAACAAGAACACCCGGCACACGCTGGAGCTGTGCCGGCGGCTGCACGAGATCACCGCGATCGGCTACCCGACGCTGGCCGCGGTCTCCAACAAGGACTTCATCGGCGAGACGCTGGACCTGCCGGCCGGGCTGCGGCTGCCGGGCACGCTCGCGGCCGTGGTGCTGAGCATCGTGCAGGGCGCGCGGATCGTGCGGGTGCACGACGTGCCGGCGGCGGTCTCGGCGGTGCGGCTGACCGAGGCGGTGCTCGGCTGGCGCGAGCCGGCCTACACCCGGCACAACGCATGA
- a CDS encoding pyrimidine reductase family protein, with amino-acid sequence MRSLLAGGDPVDLTAAYAMDRPSLRVNFVASADGAATLDGRSGGLGNANDQHILGLLRRLADVLVVGAGTLRAEGYGPLVLGGTAVAWRRDHGMPDHPRLAVVSARLHGLGPEHPSFAGAPVRPLVVTVGAAPEDRRRALADVADVLICGDDELDAAALPEMLAARGLPGVLCEGGPTLFGALVAADRVDELCLTLSPWLAGAGASRIVAGPPAVPRPLTLRHVLTDDELLFLRYARQV; translated from the coding sequence ATGAGGTCGCTGCTCGCCGGCGGCGACCCGGTGGATCTGACCGCGGCGTACGCGATGGACCGGCCGTCGCTACGGGTCAACTTCGTGGCCAGCGCGGACGGCGCGGCCACGCTGGACGGGCGCTCCGGCGGGCTGGGCAACGCCAACGACCAGCACATCCTCGGCCTGCTCCGGCGGCTGGCGGACGTGCTGGTGGTGGGCGCGGGCACGCTGCGCGCCGAGGGGTACGGCCCGCTGGTGCTGGGCGGGACCGCCGTGGCCTGGCGCCGCGATCACGGAATGCCGGACCACCCGCGCCTGGCCGTGGTCTCGGCCCGGTTGCACGGCCTCGGCCCGGAGCACCCCTCGTTCGCCGGCGCGCCGGTCCGGCCGCTGGTGGTCACGGTCGGGGCCGCGCCGGAGGATCGCCGCCGCGCGCTGGCGGACGTCGCGGACGTGCTGATCTGCGGCGACGACGAGTTGGACGCGGCCGCGCTGCCGGAGATGCTGGCGGCGCGCGGCCTGCCGGGCGTGCTCTGCGAGGGCGGGCCCACGCTGTTCGGCGCGCTGGTCGCGGCGGACCGGGTGGACGAGCTGTGCCTCACGCTCAGCCCGTGGCTGGCCGGCGCCGGCGCGAGCCGGATCGTGGCGGGGCCGCCCGCGGTGCCGCGCCCGCTCACGCTGCGGCACGTGCTCACCGACGACGAACTGCTGTTTCTCCGGTACGCCCGCCAAGTCTGA
- a CDS encoding SDR family oxidoreductase yields the protein MPLSRPLSQSTIVITGASGGIGAATARALAGRGASVVLAARGTDALGRVAEDCRAAGGRALAVPTDVTDPAAVADLATRAAASAGRIDGWVNNATEAAYGLLGDVPPEEFRRVVEVNLLGTAYGMRAALPHLRAAGGGVIVNNASVLAEVTMPYMSSYNAAKHGVRGLSDTVRQELRHEPWGRRISVCTVLPATIDTPFFAHAANHSGREPTPPPPVYPPGVVARAIVRMLEHPRRETYAGLAAALLGYQWRLMPGITERVLGAYGARTAVGRRGAPDTTGNLTGSRATGEERGGWHGRTRMLLRAGAATGLAVGAAAILTARRRAR from the coding sequence ATGCCCCTCAGCAGACCGCTCTCCCAGTCGACGATCGTGATCACCGGAGCGTCCGGCGGCATCGGCGCGGCCACCGCCCGCGCGCTCGCCGGGCGCGGCGCGTCCGTGGTGCTGGCCGCGCGCGGTACGGACGCGCTCGGCCGGGTGGCGGAGGACTGCCGGGCGGCCGGCGGGCGGGCGCTGGCGGTGCCGACCGACGTCACCGACCCGGCCGCGGTCGCGGACCTGGCCACCCGCGCGGCGGCCTCGGCCGGGCGGATCGACGGGTGGGTGAACAACGCCACCGAGGCCGCGTACGGGCTGCTCGGCGACGTGCCGCCGGAGGAGTTCCGCCGGGTGGTGGAGGTCAACCTGCTGGGCACCGCGTACGGCATGCGGGCCGCGCTGCCGCACCTGCGCGCGGCCGGCGGCGGCGTGATCGTCAACAACGCGTCCGTGCTGGCCGAGGTCACGATGCCGTACATGTCGTCGTACAACGCGGCCAAGCACGGCGTGCGCGGGCTGTCCGACACCGTGCGGCAGGAGCTGCGGCACGAGCCGTGGGGGCGGCGGATCTCGGTCTGCACGGTGCTGCCCGCCACCATCGACACGCCGTTCTTCGCACATGCCGCGAATCACTCCGGACGCGAGCCGACGCCACCGCCGCCGGTCTACCCGCCCGGGGTGGTCGCCCGCGCGATCGTCCGGATGCTGGAGCACCCGCGCCGGGAGACGTACGCGGGACTGGCCGCGGCGCTGCTCGGGTACCAGTGGCGGCTGATGCCGGGGATCACCGAGCGGGTGCTCGGCGCGTACGGCGCGCGGACCGCGGTGGGCCGCCGGGGCGCGCCGGACACCACCGGCAACCTGACCGGCAGCCGGGCCACCGGGGAGGAGCGCGGCGGGTGGCACGGGCGGACCCGGATGCTGCTCCGGGCCGGCGCGGCCACCGGCCTGGCCGTCGGCGCGGCGGCGATCCTGACCGCGCGGCGCCGCGCTCGCTGA
- a CDS encoding glycosyltransferase, translated as MRVGLIRANARPMEAGTSRVAAELAALGHDVRIFECRGSGPAAGDEVFTESGYAVHRVSPPAPQGQGPAGRFVAQLAGVGRRLADRWSSGWVPDVVHGHYWLGGLAAATAARGSGLPMVQTFYSVGSAQRRLGKPDACLGERIAMERVLTRAADVTVAQSPDEADELTRLGAPRASVALIPSGVDTAMFQPDGEAEARTGGMERIVSVGLGPGHGQDHLIRALRYVPGAELVIIGDAGGDGHGDVVRALGELARRSRVEDRVRIVGAVPHERMARWYRSADVVACTPRTAPSGAVPVEAMACGVPVVGYALGGIAESVVDEVTGRLVKPGDVRATGSALRELMSRKVQRTAFGDAAVDRVRCRYTWERTASALEAVYERLLTPQAVPA; from the coding sequence ATGCGTGTGGGCCTGATCAGGGCCAATGCCCGTCCCATGGAGGCGGGCACGTCCAGGGTGGCGGCCGAACTGGCCGCGCTCGGCCACGACGTCCGAATCTTCGAGTGCCGCGGCTCCGGGCCGGCCGCCGGCGATGAGGTCTTCACCGAGTCCGGGTACGCCGTGCACCGCGTCTCGCCGCCCGCGCCCCAGGGCCAGGGGCCGGCCGGCCGCTTCGTCGCGCAGTTGGCCGGCGTGGGCCGCCGGCTGGCCGACCGGTGGTCCAGCGGCTGGGTCCCGGACGTCGTGCACGGCCACTACTGGCTCGGCGGGCTGGCGGCCGCCACCGCGGCCCGCGGCTCCGGGCTGCCGATGGTCCAGACGTTCTACTCGGTCGGCTCCGCGCAGCGGCGGCTCGGCAAGCCGGACGCCTGCCTCGGCGAGCGCATCGCGATGGAGCGGGTGCTCACCCGGGCGGCGGACGTGACGGTCGCGCAGTCCCCGGACGAGGCGGACGAGCTCACCCGGCTGGGCGCGCCGCGCGCCTCGGTCGCGCTGATCCCGTCCGGCGTCGACACCGCGATGTTCCAGCCGGACGGCGAGGCGGAGGCCCGGACCGGCGGCATGGAGCGCATCGTCTCGGTCGGGCTCGGGCCCGGGCACGGTCAGGATCACCTGATCAGGGCGCTGCGGTACGTACCCGGGGCGGAATTGGTGATCATCGGCGACGCGGGCGGGGACGGCCACGGCGACGTGGTGCGCGCGCTGGGCGAACTGGCCCGGCGCAGCCGCGTGGAGGACCGGGTGCGGATCGTCGGCGCGGTGCCGCACGAGCGGATGGCCCGCTGGTACCGCTCCGCGGACGTGGTGGCCTGCACGCCCCGCACCGCGCCGAGCGGCGCCGTCCCGGTCGAGGCGATGGCGTGCGGCGTGCCGGTGGTCGGCTACGCGCTGGGCGGCATCGCGGAGAGCGTGGTGGACGAGGTCACCGGCCGGCTGGTGAAGCCCGGCGACGTGCGCGCCACCGGGTCCGCGCTGCGCGAGCTGATGAGCCGGAAGGTGCAGCGCACCGCGTTCGGCGACGCGGCCGTGGACCGGGTGCGGTGCCGCTACACCTGGGAGCGCACCGCGTCCGCGCTGGAGGCCGTCTACGAGCGCCTGCTGACCCCGCAGGCGGTGCCGGCCTGA